In the Deferribacter desulfuricans SSM1 genome, TTTGGAAGAGGTGAAAAAAAGCGAATATGATGTAATCATTTTGGATGTTATTATGCCTGGTAAAAACGGTTATCAGGTATGTCGTGAAATAAAGAGGGATGAGCTTTTGAAAGATACCCCAGTTATAATTGTTACAAGTAAAGGGCAGGAGAGTGATAAGTTTTGGGGTAAAAGGCAAGGTGCCGATGAATATATAGTAAAACCCTTTAATGTAGATCTTTTAATTTCGACTGTTAAGAGATTTTTATGATTAAAGAGTTATTGAATAAAAAATTAAAAAGAGAAGTAATTGTTGTCAAAAAGGATGAAAAGAGTTTTATTCAATTTAAAGTAGGCGGTATATCTTTATTGTTGGATATGAGTAATGTATTTGTTGTTTTAGAATATAAACAAATAGTTGAATTGCCTGGAGCACCTTCACATATTTTAGGAATTATTTATTATCAAGGTGAAGTTATCCCTATAGTTGATTTAAAAGGGATTTTTAATGAGGCTACCACATTTAGGACAGAGAATACACGTTTTGTGATAATAAAATATAACAATGAATTAATTGGAATTTTTGCAGATGAGGTTTTAGGAATAAAAAATATTAATAAAGCTTTATTAAAACAAACTGATGAAGATTTTTTCAGCGCAACGGTTAAACTTAGTGACGAAATAAATAAAGTAATAGATATAGAGAAGTTTTACAATAAACTTAAAGTTTCATAAGGAGTTTGTTATGAGGTTAAGCTTAAATCTTAAGTTATTTATTTTAGTACTACTTTTAATTTTTATTACAGGTTTTGTTTCAATTTACTTTTTGTATCAAAGTTCAACAAATCTGGCTATTTCTCAGGCCCAAAAAGAATTGGCCAGTAAAGTTAATAACGTTAGAGTAATTTTGGGGCAGGTTAACGAAGATATTATTTCAACAGTCTCAGTTACATCGAGATTACAAGAGGTTAGGAGTGCATTTTCTTCAACTGCAAGTAAGGAAAAGCTTGGTACTGTATTTGACGAGCTTTTATCAAGAAAAGAGATAGGGTACATAAAAGGTTTTTTTGTTATAGATAAAGATTATAATTATATAACTAAAAAATATCTTTTTGAAGGTGAAGTGCCTGATATCGATGAATTTATCTATTTTGATGATTTTGAGCAGGGTAAAATTTATTTTGAACCGATTTTAAGTTTGGATTTCCCATACTTTGTATATTATACAGGTGTTTATTCTAATAATAAATTGATTGGAGCTTTGGGTGCTGTAATAGATGCAAATTATATCTTAAGCTCTATAAATAAAACATTTACTGTTAGTGATACTCACACTCCTGAAGCAAGTTGTAAATCTTGTCATACTGCAGCTAAGAACTTGTTAAATTATGGGTTTTCTGTTTCATTAGATGATGATGGTAATGTCCTTGTGAATACTTTAGTTAAAGACGGTTTGTTGATTGCTCCTGATAAATTCTTTTCTGAATTAGTTAAGAAAGAGAAAAATAATTTGTTTAAGAAAACATCTATTAGCAAAGAAGTAACCATTCAAAATAATAATTTTATTGGTTCTATAGGTAGGGTGAAACTGAATAAATTTGGTATCATTGTAGGTTTTTTTAAAAATAGAGCATATGTTTTAAGTAAGGTAGAAAAAGGTAGACAGCAAGCTTTTATAACTACGATAGTTATTGCTGCTGCAATGTTTATAATATCTTTTATAGTTTTTAAGCTCCTCTTTTCACCACTTTTTAGAATAAATGAAACGATGAAGCAAATTCAAAAAGGGGACTATGATGTTAGGGTTAATGTGAGAAGAAACGATGAGCTTGGTGATATTGCAAAAACATTAAACGAAATGCTTGATGAACTCAAAAATTATATCCAAACAGAAGAGGATAGACAAAGATTACAGCGTCAAGCTATTCATTTAATGGATGTAGTATCTAGAGCTGCTGATGGTGATCTTACAGTCCAAGCAGAAGTTACTGCAGATGAGTTAGGGTCGGTTGCTGATGCTTTTAACTTGATGACTGAAAGTATTAAAGAGTTAATTGGTGAAATTAAGAAAGCTGGTGATTCAATTGTTAAATCTACAGAGGAGTTATTGCAATCATCGGAAAAGACAACAGCTGGAGCTAAAACACAGATAGAAGAGTTGGAAAAAGTTGTTGAAAAATTGGGTGAATTTAAAAAGCAGATGATTTCCGTTCTTGAAAGTGCCAATAGGTCATTAAAACTTGTTATGCAAGCAAACGAAAGCTCTAAAAACGGTAGTAAGCTATTACAAGAAACTATTGAAGCTATGAGTGATGTTAGAAGGTATTCGCAACTTGCAAGTAAGAAAGTAAAATCTCTTGGCGAAAAATCGATGGAAATTAATGAAATTACAAGAGTTATTAGTGAAATTTCTAACCAGACAAACTTGCTTGCTTTAAACGCAGCAATTGAGGCAGCAAGAGCTGGTGAATATGGACATGGTTTTGCGGTGGTTGCTGACGAGATTAGGAAACTTGCAGAGAGGACGAATGAGGCAACAGAAGAGATTAGTAATTTGATAAAAACTGTGCAGTCAGAGACAGGGGATACTGTGAAACTTGTTGAAGAAAGTTATTCAAAAATTGAAGTGAGCTCACATAAAACTGAAGAGGCAGGTGATGCTTTAATCGAAATTAATGTTAGCCTTGAGAAGGTTAGTGAATCTATGAAAGAAATGGCAGAAAATGTTTCTACTCAGGCGGAGGAAACTGATGAGGTAATTGAAGTGGCAGAAAGAGTTAAAAATATTGCCGTTGATACTGCTAATAATGTTGAAAATACTAACAGAATTATTGCAACTCTATCACAGCTTGCTGAAGTGCTTAATGATGCTGTTAATAGATTTAAAGTATAATTGTTATGGCTAAAATAGATAAAAAAGAATTAATAAAATTTTTCTTAGTAGAGTCTGAAGAGCATTTTGAGACCATTTTTAATGGTATAAATGTGTTATTAAACGATTTAGATAACTGGTCAATTGTTGAAGAAATTTATAGAAGTACCCATACTTTAAAAGGCTCTTCTGCGATGGTTGATTTTAAGAATTTTTCTACGGTTACACATCGTATAGAAGATATATTTGATGCTATTAAAACTGGCCAGCTTGAGAGGAAAAAAGATTTAATATTAAAAATATTAGAAGTATTTCACGAACTTAGTGATTACTTAAAGAAAAACAAACAGGATTTAACAGATGAATTAAAAGAACACTATTTAAATTTGTTAGAAATGGGAGATAGTGACAAGAAAGATAGTAATGAACCTGAATTAGAGAAAATTTCAACGGTTGCTAGTTTTAAAAAAGCTCAAGAGGTTGCTGATAAAGATTTCCCTGTGAAAGAGCCTGAGGTTGGGGAGTCTTTTGTTAGAGTAAGTTTAGAAAAGATAGATTTCTTGTTAAATTTAACAGGTGAATTAGTAGTTACGAGAAATAAACAGAATGAGAATATTAAGGAGATAATCTCTATTTCGAAAGAATTAGAATATGCAAGAAGCAGACTTGTTAAAATCCTTGATAAGTTTAGAGAAAAATATATGTATTCTACTGACAAGGATAAGGATGATGATGAGAAAGGTGAGAATATTTTATTGGCAGAATTTTTGGAAGGGGAATTTGATAAGTATACAGACATAAATATCTTATCAAGGCAAATGGTTGAAGTAGGCACAGATATTACAAGTCTTATCACCTTGCTGTTTCAAAAATTTTCAAGTATTCAAAATGATATAGATTATATAAACAGGGTGACTCACTCATTAGAAAGAAGTTTGACTAATATTAAGCTTGTTCCTGTAAAAAACCTTTTTAATATTGCAATGAGGACTGCTTCTATAACAGCTCGTCAAGAAGGTAAAGATGTCAATTTAACTGTTTCTGGTGAAAATTTAGAAATTGATAAAGCTATTATAGATATAATTCAGGATGTGTTTTTGCACCTTGTAAGAAATGCGGTTTCCCATGGTATTGAGAGTAAGCAAGAAAGATTACAAAAAGGGAAAAGTAATATAGGTAATATTAAATTATCAGCTTTTCGATCTGGGACATCCATCATCTTTGAAATAGAAGATGATGGCAGAGGGATTGACCTTGATAAAATAAAGAAGCGAATTGTTGAAAATGGGTTGCTTTCAGAATATGAAGTTAATCAGTTAAGAACTGATGAGTTAATATCATACCTTTTTTACCCTGGTTTTTCTACAGCGGATAAGCTTTCAGATGTTTCTGGTCGAGGCATAGGTTTGGATGTTGTTAAGAAAAATGTGGAAAATTTGGGTGGCACAATAAATGTTTCCAGCAAAAAGGATCAGTTTACTAAGTTTACGTTGATGATACCAGTTACTCAATTTATTGCAGATTATTTGATTGTAGGAAGCGAAAATAAGAAGTTTGCAATACCTTTGCAATCGATTTATGAAATTATACCTATCGATGTAAATAATATTAAAAAGATTGGTGATCACTTTTTCTATAATTTAAGAAAAGATGTGTATGAAATAGTAGATTTAATGGTTGCTTTGGGGGTAAAAAAGAGAAATGAATTCCGTAATGATACTTTTGGTATATTAGTTTCAGGGCCAAGTAAAAAATATATTATCCAAGTTGAAGAAATACTTGGTAGAGAAACAACAATCACTAAGAAATTTAAACCATTTATTGCAAGACTTGATAAGTATTTAGGAACTTCTGTTAGTGCAGGTGGAGATATAAGACTTATATTAGATACCATTAGGTTATTCTCCTCTAAAATAAAATCTCGGGAGTTTATTAAGATTGATAAATTGAAGGATGAGAAATCAGTGACATATTATTCAAATGGGGTTTTGATAGTTGATGATTCGATATCTGTTAGGAAATATTTAAAAGATATACTTACAAAAAATGGTTATAAAGTCTTGGAAGCAAAGGATGGATTACAGGCTTTGGAAACATTGGAGCTTAATAGAGTTCCTTATATTATAACTGACCTTGAAATGCCAAATTTAAATGGTTATGAACTAATTGATAAAATTAGGAATAATATCCAAGATAAAAGTGTGAAAATTTATGTAATTACTTCAAGAGGGACAGAAAAACACAGATCGAAGGCTTTAGAATTGGGGGCTGATGGTTTTATTGTAAAACCTTTCACTGAAGAGACAATTTTGGAAATTTTAAAAGGGCCAGATTATGAAAGCATTGATGTTTAAAGTAGCTGATGTTCTATTTTTAGTGGATTTAAAGGATTTGTTACATGTTTCACTATATGAAGAGTATGATCCGAAGGAAGATATAAAAATTTTAGATCTATCCAATTTTCTGGAAGGCACTGTGAATAAAAAGTATATTTTATTTATAACTGACGATAAAAAGTATGTAGGTGTAATTTCTGATGAAATTTATGATATTTTAGAGTATAATGAATACAAATCCTTTGAAAAGGATGAAAGAAAATTGAATTTTTTAAAAGGTGTTGTGGATTATAATAATAGTTTGTTATATTTGATAGATGCCGAAAAATTAATAGAGGTTGCGTATGAAAAAGATCATGTTAATTGATGATAGTGTTACAATCCACAGAGTTATTGATCTTTCTTTGGATGAAGAAAAATATCAGGTAATAAAGGCTTTCTCAGCTGAAGAAGCAAAACAGAAGTTAAATGAGTTTGTTCCGGATATTGTGCTATTGGACAATAAATTGCCAGATATTCAAGTTGATGATTTTATAAGAGATATAAAAGGGGTTAATCCTGCTGGTAAAGTCATTTTATTAGTTGGAGCTTTTGATAATTTTGATGAATCTGAATTAGAGAAAGTTGGTGCTGATGCATATCTTCTTAAACCTTTTAACTCGCAAGCTTTAGAGGAATCTATAGAAAAATTTTCTGAGGTTGAAACTGTAGAGGAGGAGCATACTGAGGTAGAAGAAAGATCTGAGGATTTTGAAGAATTACTATCCACAGTGACAGAAGAAGGGGTTGAAGAAACTGAAGATAAAATAGTTGATGAAGAGATTGAGTCTTTTGATGATATTTTAGAGGAAACGAAGGATGTGGAAAGCGAATCTGAAGGTGTGGAAGATATATTCGAAAGCGAAGTAGAAGGTAAGGATGAATCAGTAGAGGATATTTTTAAAGATTTAGAAGAAGAACTCTCTAAGGATATGGAAGAAGATGAAGATAAAAAAGAATTTGAAATTGAAGAAGAGAATTTGGAAGAGGAAATTTCCCCTGAAATAGCTGAGGATGAACAAGATAGATTAGATCAATCGGTAGAAGATGATTTGTTAGAGGAGCTCGAAGAAGCGTTTAGTGATGATACTGATGAGAAAATAGAAGAAGAGATACCCGAAGATGTGGATTCTATCTTTGAGGAATTGGAAGAGGATTTGGATAAAGAAGATGAGCAGGATGAAGAACCGGAATTAATTCAAGAAAATGAGATCCAAGATGAGACTTTTGCTGATATAGATAAATCTGAAGATGAGCCTGTTGTGGAGGAAGGTGAATCTTTAGGTGAAGTTGAGAAACAGGAATCTAGTTTGGTGGATGAGCGAATAGATGATGCTTTGGATAGAGAGTTGTCTATAGATGAAGAGACTGTTAGTGTAACTGATGAAATAGAAGAGTCTGACGAACAACCTAAAACTACTGTTGATATTGAACAGTTAGGGGAGATTATTAAAAATGAATTAACTTCCTTTAAAGAGGAACTGCAGGATATATTTAAAAGCGAATTAAATGATGAGATTGTTAAGAATGCGATTAAAGATGTTTTAAGTGAAGAGATGTTAAAAGAAGTGTTAAATAATGTTTTGAAAGAAACCTTAGAAAAAGTGATTTGGGAGATTGTTCCGGAGTTAGCTGAAAAGTTAATAATTGAAGAGATTGAAAGATTAAAAAAGGGTATTACTGAAAATGAAGAAAGTTGATTATAAAAGTAGTGGTGTAAATATACAGGAAGGGAATAAATTTGTTAAAAATATTAAGAATTATGTAGAATCTACTTTTAATTCAAATGTTTTGTGTTCACTTGGTGGATTTGCTGGTTTTTATGATATTTCTTTTGTTAAAAAGTATAAAAGACCAGTTTTAGTCTCAGGTACTGATGGAGTAGGGACTAAATTAAAAGTTGCAATAATGGCAAAAAGGTATGATACGATTGGTATTGATCTTGTGGCGATGTGCGTTAATGATGTGTTAGTAACAGGGGCTAAGCCCCTGTTTTTTTTGGACTATTTTGCCACAGGAAAACTTGATGCAGAGAGTATGAGTGATATTGTCAAAGGGATTGCAAAAGGTTGTAAAGAGGCTGGTTGTGCTCTGATTGGTGGTGAGACTGCAGAAATGCCTGGGATGTATGATGTAGGGGAGTTTGATCTTGCTGGCTTTTGTGTGGGAGTTGTTGATTATGAGAATATAATTGATGGCAGAAATATAATAGATGGTGATGTGGTTTTAGGTATTAAATCTAATGGTTATCATAGCAATGGTTATTCGTTGTTAAGAAAGATTTATTTTGAGCAGTTGGGGTTAAAGATTGACGATAAGTTAGATAAAAACATTACAGTTGGTGACTTATTACTTAAACCAACGAAAATTTATTATGAGGAAATCTTTAAACTACTCAATGAAAAAATATCAATAAAAGGTTTAGTCCATATTACAGGGGGTGGTTTTTATGAAAATATCCCACGTATATTGCCAGATAATTGTGGGGTAGAGATATACAAAGATAAAATCCCTAAACTATTTGAGTACTCTTTTATCATGAATAATGTCAACATAGATTTAAGAGAGATGTTTACCGTTTTTAATATGGGTATAGGTATGGTGATTGTTGCAGATAAAGAAGATGCAAAAAAAATATTAAACATTTTAAATAAAGATGATGAGGTAGCTTTAGAAATTGGAAAAGTTTTTAGTGGAGAAAAAGTGGTAAAAATTTCGGGAGTAGATTTTTGAAAAGATTAGCTGTTTTATTGTCAGGTAGAGGTTCAAATTTTAAAGCGATATATAAAGCTATACAAGATGGTAATATCACAAATGCAGAGATAGCTATCGTTATTAGTAATAAAGCTGATGCAAAGGGGTTACTTTTTGCTAGAGATGTGGGATTGGATGCAAGATTTATTGATCCAGCTTCTTTTTCCTCAAGAGAGGATTTTGACAAACATGTGGTAAATATACTTAACTCAAAACAGATAGATTTAGTTTGTTTAGCTGGTTTTATGAGATTAATAACTTCCTATTTTATTAATGCTTATAAAGATAAAATTATAAATATACACCCATCTTTGTTGCCAAGTTTTCCTGGTCTAAATGCTCAGAAACAAGCATTGGAATATGGGGTAAAAATTACTGGATGTACTGTTCATTTTGTTGATGAAAAAGTTGATCATGGCCCCATTATATTACAAAGAGCTGTGCCAGTATTTGATGATGATGATGTTGAGTCGTTGTCTGAAAGAATATTAAAAGAGGAACATAAGATTTATCCTGAAGCTATAAATCTTATTGTAAATGATAAGGTAGAAATTAAGGGGAGAAGAGTAATTGTTAAAAAGAGCTAGATTTATAATTATTTTGTTATTGTTTAGTAGTGCTGTATATGCTGGAGGTTCCAAAGTGATATTAGATAATGGTATAAAGTTTATTGAGAATAAAAGAGATTATAACCCTACTTTTAGTTTGGTCATAATGATTAAAGGTGGTTTGTTCTTAGAGAATGATAAAAATAGTGGTATTGGAAACATTGCTTTATCGACATGGGTAAAAAGTAGTGAGCTATTGAAATATGTGGAAGAGAAGGGTGGATCATTGCACGCTAGTAATGGATCAGATTTTGCTGAAATATCACTTTCTATCCCCTCAAAATATATTGATAGTGTTTTACCTCTTTTAGAAAAATTATTTTTTGAAAGAAAAATCGACGATAAAATTTTTGATAATGAGAAAAGAATAACATTGATGAGGATTAAAACTATTTTGGATAGGCCAGATGAATATGCAATAAAAAATTTTATGAAAACTACTTACAATGGTTTTCCATATTCTAGAGATGTTAGTGGGGATTATGATACAGTAGATAAATTGACTATTGATGATATAAAAAGTTATCTAAATAAATTAATTAGCGGTAAAAATATGATCGTCTCTATTGCTGGTTCTTTTGAAAAAGAACAAAGTGAGAAGTTGAAAACCTTTTTTGAAAAGTTAAATGAGGGTCATGAAATAAAAATAGATTGTAATGGCAGTGAAATTGTTGATACAAAAAAGGTTGAGTTACCTCATAAAAATATAAAACAGGCTAAACTTTTCTTGGGTTTTGATGCTCCACCTGCCAATTCAAATGATTATATAAAAGTAAAATTGTTGGCTGATGTGTTAGGTGGCGGTATGAGCTCAGTATTTTTTAATATATTAAGAAAAGAGAAAGGGTATGCATATTCTGTTGGTTCATTTTATCCATCAAAATTATGTAATTCAAGATTTGTTAATTATATCGGGATGAATTATGAAAATGTTGATGATGCTGTGGCAACATTCTTAAGTGTAGGGAAAAATCCTGAGAAATACATTAGCAAAGAAGATGTTTCTAAGGCGAAAAATTATCTAATGGGTAGAATCTTGATGGAGGCACAAACAAATTATAAAAGAGCTTGGTATGCAGCTTTTTTTGAATTGTTAGGATTAGGATATGATTTTTTTGACAGTTATATAGATAATCTAGAAAATATAACTTTAGAGGATATTATCATAGTAGCTAAAAAATATATAAATGATAAATATACATTATTTATACTAAAGCCTACAAATTAGATTCTCTTTTCTTGATAATTAATTGATTTGTCATATAATAGACGTTATGAAGAAAGTCATTGTTTTTAGCGACTTAGATGGTACACTGCTTGATCATGATACATATTCATTTGCAGAAGCTCTTGATGCGATTAATCTGATAAAAGAGTTGAAAATCCCTTTAATTTTTACAACAAGTAAAACAAGAGCTGAAGTAACACTTTTGCAAAGAGATATTGGTATAGATGACCCATTTATTGTGGAAAATGGTGGTGCAATAATATTTGACCCTAAATTTCCTTACATACCAGATAATGTTATAAAGATTGATAACAATTATTATGCGTATATTATTGGTAAAAAAAGAGAAGATCTAATAAGTGTCGGGAAATTTTTAAAAGATAGATACAAGATTAAACTTTTTTCAGAATTAAGTGATTATGAGCTTAAAAGAATAATGGGCTTGCCGGATGATAGGTTAGATTTAAGTAAATTAAGGGAATTTAGTGAGCCGTTTATTTTATTAGAAGATGTTTTAATAAAGGATATGCAAAAAGATTGTGAAAGGTTTGATGTTAAAATTTTAAAAGGTGGAAGATTTTACCATCTGGTTGGTAAAAATCAGGATAAAGGGGTGGCTGTAAATAAACTCAAACAGATTTATGAGAAAATGCATAAAAATTGTGTTACAATTGGATTAGGAGATAGCAACAACGATATTGATATGCTGATGCAAGTAGATTACCCTGTTGTTGTAAAACGATTTGATAATACTTATATTAACTTAAATAAAGAGAATACCTTTTATACTAAAGATAAGGGGCCTAAGGGATTTAACGAAGCAGTAGTTTATTTAATTGATAAAATATTAAATAATTAGGTTGAGGGTGTTATGGCTGATTTTTTTCAAAACGGTTTGATTACCACATTACAAAATGTAACAAATAGGTCTGTTGACGATATTGAAGAGGAGATAATTAATTTTATAGACAGAAGGAAAATAGCTCTCTTGTTGCCAGCTCTTTATTCTGAATTTGAAAGACCTGCAATGTATACAATTATTGAAGAACTGAAAAAATCAAAAATTATTGACACAGTGGTTTTATCACTTGATCAGGCAAATGAAGAGCAATTTTTGCAGGTTAAAGAGATTATGAGTGTTTTGCCACAAAATGTCAAAATAGTATGGAATCATGGAAAAAGGGTTCAGGATTTGTATAAGAAACTTTTAAAAGAAGGCTTCCCATTGAATATCCCTGGAAAAGGTAGAGTGGTATGGATGGCTTTAGGTTATATTTTAGCTGACAATAATTTTTATGCTATTGCATTACATGATTGTGATATTGTTAATTACAAAAGAGATATTGTGGCGAAACTTGTTTTTCCAATAATTCATAGAGGATTAAACTATGAATTTAGTAAAGGGTATTATGCTAGAGTTTCTGGTAAAATATATGGAAGGGTAAATAGATTGTTTTTTACACCGCTAGTTAGAGCTTTGAAAAGATTAATAGGTTTTGATAATAAATTTTTAGACTATCTTGATAGTTTTAGATACGCTTTGTCTGGAGAGTTTGCAATTATAAGG is a window encoding:
- a CDS encoding response regulator transcription factor; its protein translation is MKKILIAEDSSTEREIMKKALEAEGFTVVAVADGDAALEEVKKSEYDVIILDVIMPGKNGYQVCREIKRDELLKDTPVIIVTSKGQESDKFWGKRQGADEYIVKPFNVDLLISTVKRFL
- a CDS encoding chemotaxis protein CheW, which encodes MIKELLNKKLKREVIVVKKDEKSFIQFKVGGISLLLDMSNVFVVLEYKQIVELPGAPSHILGIIYYQGEVIPIVDLKGIFNEATTFRTENTRFVIIKYNNELIGIFADEVLGIKNINKALLKQTDEDFFSATVKLSDEINKVIDIEKFYNKLKVS
- a CDS encoding methyl-accepting chemotaxis protein, producing the protein MRLSLNLKLFILVLLLIFITGFVSIYFLYQSSTNLAISQAQKELASKVNNVRVILGQVNEDIISTVSVTSRLQEVRSAFSSTASKEKLGTVFDELLSRKEIGYIKGFFVIDKDYNYITKKYLFEGEVPDIDEFIYFDDFEQGKIYFEPILSLDFPYFVYYTGVYSNNKLIGALGAVIDANYILSSINKTFTVSDTHTPEASCKSCHTAAKNLLNYGFSVSLDDDGNVLVNTLVKDGLLIAPDKFFSELVKKEKNNLFKKTSISKEVTIQNNNFIGSIGRVKLNKFGIIVGFFKNRAYVLSKVEKGRQQAFITTIVIAAAMFIISFIVFKLLFSPLFRINETMKQIQKGDYDVRVNVRRNDELGDIAKTLNEMLDELKNYIQTEEDRQRLQRQAIHLMDVVSRAADGDLTVQAEVTADELGSVADAFNLMTESIKELIGEIKKAGDSIVKSTEELLQSSEKTTAGAKTQIEELEKVVEKLGEFKKQMISVLESANRSLKLVMQANESSKNGSKLLQETIEAMSDVRRYSQLASKKVKSLGEKSMEINEITRVISEISNQTNLLALNAAIEAARAGEYGHGFAVVADEIRKLAERTNEATEEISNLIKTVQSETGDTVKLVEESYSKIEVSSHKTEEAGDALIEINVSLEKVSESMKEMAENVSTQAEETDEVIEVAERVKNIAVDTANNVENTNRIIATLSQLAEVLNDAVNRFKV
- a CDS encoding hybrid sensor histidine kinase/response regulator — encoded protein: MAKIDKKELIKFFLVESEEHFETIFNGINVLLNDLDNWSIVEEIYRSTHTLKGSSAMVDFKNFSTVTHRIEDIFDAIKTGQLERKKDLILKILEVFHELSDYLKKNKQDLTDELKEHYLNLLEMGDSDKKDSNEPELEKISTVASFKKAQEVADKDFPVKEPEVGESFVRVSLEKIDFLLNLTGELVVTRNKQNENIKEIISISKELEYARSRLVKILDKFREKYMYSTDKDKDDDEKGENILLAEFLEGEFDKYTDINILSRQMVEVGTDITSLITLLFQKFSSIQNDIDYINRVTHSLERSLTNIKLVPVKNLFNIAMRTASITARQEGKDVNLTVSGENLEIDKAIIDIIQDVFLHLVRNAVSHGIESKQERLQKGKSNIGNIKLSAFRSGTSIIFEIEDDGRGIDLDKIKKRIVENGLLSEYEVNQLRTDELISYLFYPGFSTADKLSDVSGRGIGLDVVKKNVENLGGTINVSSKKDQFTKFTLMIPVTQFIADYLIVGSENKKFAIPLQSIYEIIPIDVNNIKKIGDHFFYNLRKDVYEIVDLMVALGVKKRNEFRNDTFGILVSGPSKKYIIQVEEILGRETTITKKFKPFIARLDKYLGTSVSAGGDIRLILDTIRLFSSKIKSREFIKIDKLKDEKSVTYYSNGVLIVDDSISVRKYLKDILTKNGYKVLEAKDGLQALETLELNRVPYIITDLEMPNLNGYELIDKIRNNIQDKSVKIYVITSRGTEKHRSKALELGADGFIVKPFTEETILEILKGPDYESIDV
- a CDS encoding response regulator produces the protein MKKIMLIDDSVTIHRVIDLSLDEEKYQVIKAFSAEEAKQKLNEFVPDIVLLDNKLPDIQVDDFIRDIKGVNPAGKVILLVGAFDNFDESELEKVGADAYLLKPFNSQALEESIEKFSEVETVEEEHTEVEERSEDFEELLSTVTEEGVEETEDKIVDEEIESFDDILEETKDVESESEGVEDIFESEVEGKDESVEDIFKDLEEELSKDMEEDEDKKEFEIEEENLEEEISPEIAEDEQDRLDQSVEDDLLEELEEAFSDDTDEKIEEEIPEDVDSIFEELEEDLDKEDEQDEEPELIQENEIQDETFADIDKSEDEPVVEEGESLGEVEKQESSLVDERIDDALDRELSIDEETVSVTDEIEESDEQPKTTVDIEQLGEIIKNELTSFKEELQDIFKSELNDEIVKNAIKDVLSEEMLKEVLNNVLKETLEKVIWEIVPELAEKLIIEEIERLKKGITENEES
- the purM gene encoding phosphoribosylformylglycinamidine cyclo-ligase codes for the protein MKKVDYKSSGVNIQEGNKFVKNIKNYVESTFNSNVLCSLGGFAGFYDISFVKKYKRPVLVSGTDGVGTKLKVAIMAKRYDTIGIDLVAMCVNDVLVTGAKPLFFLDYFATGKLDAESMSDIVKGIAKGCKEAGCALIGGETAEMPGMYDVGEFDLAGFCVGVVDYENIIDGRNIIDGDVVLGIKSNGYHSNGYSLLRKIYFEQLGLKIDDKLDKNITVGDLLLKPTKIYYEEIFKLLNEKISIKGLVHITGGGFYENIPRILPDNCGVEIYKDKIPKLFEYSFIMNNVNIDLREMFTVFNMGIGMVIVADKEDAKKILNILNKDDEVALEIGKVFSGEKVVKISGVDF
- the purN gene encoding phosphoribosylglycinamide formyltransferase: MKRLAVLLSGRGSNFKAIYKAIQDGNITNAEIAIVISNKADAKGLLFARDVGLDARFIDPASFSSREDFDKHVVNILNSKQIDLVCLAGFMRLITSYFINAYKDKIINIHPSLLPSFPGLNAQKQALEYGVKITGCTVHFVDEKVDHGPIILQRAVPVFDDDDVESLSERILKEEHKIYPEAINLIVNDKVEIKGRRVIVKKS
- a CDS encoding M16 family metallopeptidase yields the protein MLKRARFIIILLLFSSAVYAGGSKVILDNGIKFIENKRDYNPTFSLVIMIKGGLFLENDKNSGIGNIALSTWVKSSELLKYVEEKGGSLHASNGSDFAEISLSIPSKYIDSVLPLLEKLFFERKIDDKIFDNEKRITLMRIKTILDRPDEYAIKNFMKTTYNGFPYSRDVSGDYDTVDKLTIDDIKSYLNKLISGKNMIVSIAGSFEKEQSEKLKTFFEKLNEGHEIKIDCNGSEIVDTKKVELPHKNIKQAKLFLGFDAPPANSNDYIKVKLLADVLGGGMSSVFFNILRKEKGYAYSVGSFYPSKLCNSRFVNYIGMNYENVDDAVATFLSVGKNPEKYISKEDVSKAKNYLMGRILMEAQTNYKRAWYAAFFELLGLGYDFFDSYIDNLENITLEDIIIVAKKYINDKYTLFILKPTN
- a CDS encoding HAD-IIB family hydrolase, translating into MKKVIVFSDLDGTLLDHDTYSFAEALDAINLIKELKIPLIFTTSKTRAEVTLLQRDIGIDDPFIVENGGAIIFDPKFPYIPDNVIKIDNNYYAYIIGKKREDLISVGKFLKDRYKIKLFSELSDYELKRIMGLPDDRLDLSKLREFSEPFILLEDVLIKDMQKDCERFDVKILKGGRFYHLVGKNQDKGVAVNKLKQIYEKMHKNCVTIGLGDSNNDIDMLMQVDYPVVVKRFDNTYINLNKENTFYTKDKGPKGFNEAVVYLIDKILNN
- a CDS encoding glycosyl transferase; this encodes MADFFQNGLITTLQNVTNRSVDDIEEEIINFIDRRKIALLLPALYSEFERPAMYTIIEELKKSKIIDTVVLSLDQANEEQFLQVKEIMSVLPQNVKIVWNHGKRVQDLYKKLLKEGFPLNIPGKGRVVWMALGYILADNNFYAIALHDCDIVNYKRDIVAKLVFPIIHRGLNYEFSKGYYARVSGKIYGRVNRLFFTPLVRALKRLIGFDNKFLDYLDSFRYALSGEFAIIRELAKGIRFSPDWGLEVSLLSEIYQNTSINRICQVEVLDVYEHKHNTLNKNEPNKGLLRMATDIAKTLFRVLSQEGIVLSEALFKSLISTYFQQARYAIESYNALAMLNGVPFDRHSEIAAVEAFTQAIVNAKNEFLENPIGIRLISPWVRVDSALPDFAEELVKAVEEDNKA